DNA sequence from the Methanolobus psychrophilus R15 genome:
CCATATATTCCATGAAACGAGTCTTCCCACATCCTGTCGGTCCCTTGAGAGTAACAGGCAGCAGGTTCTTGTAAGCTGCCATGAATATTTCCACTTCATTGCCAACGGGAATGTAGTATGGTTCCTGATCTATAACATACTCTTCCACAGGCAGCTCTTTGGATAATGAATCTTTTATTGTCATAGGATCATTTCCCTTTCAGCCATATAATCTATTTTTCTATTACTCGATTTTATCCATTATGCTATTTCTTTATATTTACTCCGGGAATGATAAAACCTGAGTATCATTCAAAAGTACATATTAATTTTTATCAATAAGCATGTTCCAGCAAGTTTAGTTAAGGAACAATGTTTCCAAAGCAACAAAAGCCTATAGGCACAATATCTAAATTATCAATTCGGGTCCCTGAGAAGACCTGAATTCTCCGGGAGTGTAAATAAGTGAAACTGAGAAAAAGTATAGTAATTTATTCTCTGATAGTTCTGTTCCTTCTTTCCATGGGTGCGGCAGTGGCAAACATGGCCGAAGGCATTGAAACGCAGATAGAGTCTAACGGGACAGGGCAATGGTATCCTGCCATCCATGAGGACAGGATAGTATGGACCGATACCCGTAATGAGACTTTTGACATCTATATGTACAATATCTCATCGCAAGAAGAAGTGCAGATAACATCAACTCCGTTTATCCAGATGACTCCTGACATATACCGGGATATTATCGTATGGGAGGATAATCGTAATGGTGACTGGGATATCTACATGTATGACCTTTCTTCCGGTGAGGAGAGGCAGGTAACGGTCCACCCGGCTGACCAGCGTGTTCCGGCAATAAACGAAGACAGGATAGTTTGGAGTGACATGCGCAATGGTAACATGGACATCTACATGTACAATATCACTTCAGAAGAGGAAACACAGATCACAACCAATGAAGCGGATCAGTGGTATCCTGGTATCTGCGGGGATACAATTGTCTGGGAGGATGCCCGCAATGGAAGTTCCAGCGTTTATATGTACAATATATCGTCCGGTGAAGAATCAAAACTGACGCAAACCGAGTCTGAGCAATATCTTCCTGCAATAGATGATGACAGGGTAGTATGGACTGATTACCGCAATCTCAATCAGGACATATACATGTATAACCTCTCGACTGGTGAGGAAATACAGGTGACAACAAATGAATCCTGGCAGGTGGATCCGGCTATCAGCGGCAACCGTATAGTCTGGATGGATGACCGCAATCAGGAGGGAGACATGCCCGGAAATTGGGACATTTATATGCATGACCTCTTAACAGGTGAGGAACTGCAGGTAAGTTCCAACGTGTCAAACCAGGTGTATCCTGCCGTATATGGTGACAGGATAGTCTGGACGGATATGCGTAATGAGGAAGCAGCTATCTATATGTTCGAGCTGGTGACACAAAATATTACAGAAGAATGAAAAACATTTCTTTTTCATTTTTCCTTAAGCTGATATCTATTCCGTGAGGCAGAGCAATATTGCCAGATCTTCATCTGCTTTCAGGGAATGGGGCGCATCTGCCGGCATGAAGATGAAAATACCCGGCTTCATTTCAATATCTCTGTCAAAGAGCCTGAATATTCCGCTTCCTTTAAGCACCTGAACTACCCCGTTCTTTGATGATGTGTGGGTGTCGATGTCAGTGCCTTTAGCAAGGCACATAAGCGTATAATTGTATGTTTTTGATTTTGCAAGCACGGTGCTGAATATACCTTCAGGAGGAAACTGCAGGATGTAAAACAGATCTTTTGTAAAGCCTTTGTCCTGCGCACCACTACCCATAATCTCGATTGTCGTCAATTTACACACCCTCAATCCTATTTAGTTCTGATTTAATAATAATTGTATCCTTTCCTTATATTACTTTAAGCCATCATCCTTATAACATTGCTTCCGGTTGGCCCCTTTGATATCGGTATCATCACATCGAGCTATATTTACACAGCGTTCTTATTTTTTACTTACAAACAGAACAAAATAGCAATGTTTAAATATCAAATTTACTTGTTCTTTTCAATTCTGGGTGAAGTAGAATAGCAAATAGAAAGGGTATTGACATGAGAATAAAAACGGGAAGATGCATGTGTTCTTTTGTTCATGATACCCGCGCCTACATTCCCTTCGCTGTCATCGGCATCTTCGTGCTCCTCTTTTCCATAACATCTTCCTTCTATCTAATGAAAATGGACTACGAGCTCGCTGAGACCATATACCAGACCGACGGCATCAGTATGGAGAAGGCTGCAGAGGACATCGCTTCAGCAGACCTTGCACGATGCCTGAACTATGCCGGCATGCAAGCCCTCAAATGGCAGGGAGAACATCCTATAATCAAGTCGGAGGGAACCACATATGAAGAATGGGGTGAGGACAGGTTCTCAGTGTTCTCAAAAAGCAAGGATGCAGAACCGGGCGAAACGATAGAAGTGAACGTAAAACTGCCATCCAATATACTTGAAGCCATAGTCAACATATTCTCTGCAAAACCAAGAACTCTTATTGTGAAAGGATCATCAGGAACGGTCTATGAAAAAATCGTGTATGACGAAACCCACTCCTTCTGGAGCAAGTCCGAGTTCAATGAAATGATCACCATCCCGGAGAATGCTACCGATGAGTATGGCTACCTTATCCTGATGTATGGAAACGATACTAAAGCAACGAACTGGTTCCATATGGGTACAAATCCTGTCAAGGATATCACGGCCCATCACTTCAACCGTTTCCTGCAGAGCAATTACCAGAGGAACGTACACACATTCAACAATTATGCAATAAACGTAGTTCCTGATGTGCAACCTTCACAGATAGAAATAGGCAAGATCAACGGCACACTTTCACGCCAGCTCGAAAGGTCGCAGGGCGACGATTACACTATTTACTACACCCTAACCATAAAGGACCTTAATTACACGCTTGTGGACCTGTCCACTGGTACAAGTGTGAACCGAAGTATGGATATCTCGACCCTGGTAACCTCCAGGGAGCCGCTGCTGGCCCAGCTGACCACCGAGTACGAGCAGGCCCTGAGCAGCAGGACGAATTCGGATGTCGTGCTTGGAGCCACGAACATACGGACATTCACATACGGCCCCTGGCAGCATTATCTCAACGGCCCGCTCAACATCGTCACCGGTCCGGCCCTGACCTCATCCGTGAACGCAGGCACGCTGTACACGCAGAAGCGCGTGTTCGACTCCGTGGACCCTTGGGCAGCGGCTTACACCACCTACTACAACGGAAAAGTGCTTTACACGGATATCTCCAGGGACAGTTCCGGCTATGAGGATGAGAAGCAAAGCAACATCAACACATCCTACGCCAATCTGTCTTCAACCGGCTCTTTCAATGTCGATATCGATAAAGGCATCAACGAGTCGATGGCAGACGCCAGTACAAGCAGGGAAGAAGTTGCAAACAACTCCAAACTGATAGTCTCGGTCTCCAACTATACCGACAGTGTTTACTACGGTTGGGTCTACAATGATGATAAATGGAGCAGGGCGGACCCTGACCTGCTGCACGATGTGACCCGTGAGGTTTACAGTGCTACGATACAGGGGCAGGTATTCAGGGACGGGTTCGATGAGCCACAGATAATCAGCGACTATGGCGGATACGGTAGTCATGGTTCCACATCTGCTTCAGGACACACTGTAACATGGAAAGGCTACTATCCTGTCCTTGTAACCCATACAAGGGCCCTTGGGGACAATTTCACTTATACAGGCACCGTTCTCTATCATTCTGCAAAGCTTTCCACTGGCAAAAGCAGCTGGAGCCTGACAGGTGCAACAGTTTCCCACATTGGCACGGATGTAACATGCACTAACATTCTTGCAACCTATAATTACATTGGGAATGATGCTCTTTTGAACGAAACCCGCGTTGATGGCTATCTTGAAAATGAAAAGCGCAGTTTCGACTGGAAGGTAACATACATAATGGATTTTGAAGTCGAATCTGAATGGGATATTGATTATTCCTTTGATTATACTTCTACGTGCTATGAAAATGTAAATGGCACTCTAGTCCCCTACCCGTGCACAAGATCATCATCAGGAAGCGATACAGTAACTCTCGTGAACTCAGGTAAAGCATCCCACACCCAAACAGAGACCGAGAACATCACCATCATCTACCACCAGTATCTCCCATCAGGCGGCTATTCAGGTGTCACCCGCAACTACAGTCCCGGCAGTTCCTATGATTACCGCAACACCACAGTTTCTTTGAATGGCCTGGAAAGGCCCGACACGGACTGCTCGGACGCCGCCGATAAGTACCGTGATCAGTACGTTATTCCCAACATGCTGAGCATCCAGAGCCAGTACCTTGCCTATCCCGATGAGAAGGAGCTTTCTGTCGAAAAGGTCTATTGCGACATACCAGACTGGTTGCACAAGGTCATGGCCGAGGAGATGCATGTCATGTTTGACTCCATCACCGGGGAAAATCCTACCCGTGAAGTTCCCCTGCTTGGCAAGAACCTTGGCAAGGACCCCACCCTGCTCATCCAGGATGCTGCTTTCGATATCGTTGCAGAGATGGACGATTCTATCAAGAAGGAAGCCTTCGCAAAGCAGGACCAGCACTTCACGGGCACCATGTACACAACAAGCAGTGACGCCGCCCGCGCCATAGCCAGAAGCGAGGCCTACGACCAGCTTTTGAAGTACATTGTAGAGCGCAACCAGAACGATACTTCGGCTTTCGGCGCCTACGTGGATGAGGCCTTCAGCAAAAAGCAAGGTTCATCCCTTTCCCTGCTGCTTGGCGGCGATTCTTCTCTCCTCTTCAACAACCCCGCCATGCAGAAAGCCTCCACCGCCCTTGCCAGGGAAATGGGCGTTATCGGCACCATGACCATCACGGGTGAGCCCCAGAGCAAATACAACTGGACCGAGAACATGACACTGCTCATCGACCAGTATCCCGACTATCTTTACCATGACCCGGGGTTTGATTTGCAGACACAATACATGTGGGAAGATGAATTGTCGGCGGGAAAGGTTCTCTATCCGCTTGGAGTGCGCAATGTCTGTGTATTCTCTACCGGCATAGGTGCTGATATCGCAGAAATACTGGAAAATAGCATGGAACCCCTAAAAGATTCCATCTCCCAGTCAATGAGTCAGAGTATTTCAGAAATGAACACAGAGGTAAATTCACTGATAGAGGATATTGGTTCAGAGAGCGCGGCACTTATCGCTAATGGCACGTCCGCAGACACTACTCTTATCCAGGAGAACCGCACAAGGCTGATGACTAATTACAGTGCCAGCATCCGAAGTCAGGTTCCGGACATGGTTGCTGATGAAGTTGCGAATGACCCTGTGCTGAGTACACTGATCAGTAAATCCGAGGTAAGAACAATAACCGACTCTTACATTTCCACCCTATCAGATGATGAGCTTGTCAGTATGGTTGCAGACAACACTCTTCAGGAAGAGATTCTTCTCCACTTGAACTCCGCTATAGTTTCAGAAAATCCTTTGATAAGCAGTGACGAGATGGAGGCTATTACGTACCGCCTCGAGGCTGACTTGAGGATAGGAATTGCAAACGGGGTTTCCGAGGCGATAATCCTCAGCCAGGCTGTCATTGACGAGTGTTTCGCAAATATTAACGGTGAATTGCAAAAAATGCTTGACGATTCCACTGAGAAACTCACTGGACAGCTAGCCAAGAAGATGGAGCAGAGGCTGCAGAGAGCGATGAAGTACGTACCTTGTGGGTTGCCGGTGCTGCCGCCAAATTGGGTATGTACTGTGAATGTGTGGGAGTATGAGGTGATTGGGAAATACAAAATGTTCAAGGTCATCGATAATGACAATGAATGTATGTTCAATCCCTATCTGGGGCATGAGGCGCAGATTTATGTGAGAAAATATGATTTAATATCCCACCCCTTTAAAAAGGACATCAGTGGGAACCCAATATGGATTGGGTCAAATGAGCCAATTAAATTCAGATTCAGCGGCTATGCTGCTACCATAGTAGGACCGGGACCGAAAGGTGTTGGCGATAAGATTAGTGAAAGAGATGAAAAATCAGAAGGTTACAATGACTTACTAACGGAATGGGTTGATTAACGTGAGGATTAAATTAACTTTAATTATATTTATAATATGTATTATTGCAACAACTGCAACAGTTTCTGCGGCCAGCAAATACGGTTCTGTAGATGTATATTATAATGATAAACTGTATCCTGGGAATCTTACCCCTAAACCTCTAGTGAAAATAGATGAGCCCTTCAGAGTCAGGTTTGACATTACTTGCTATCGGAAAGTATATTTGTCTGTTCGATTAGATGAACTTGGAGACGGTAGCACTTTTATAATAACCGACGGTCCAACGATGAATATAGATAAATATCACACTCGAATAGTTGAAGCAAATGAAACTGTTTCTTATGAATGGACCCTTAAACCGACTGACCGATGGGCAGGGGGAAGTATGCCTCTTAACTTCATTTATCAAATGACTGATCATGACAGGCATATAACTCTAACCCAAGGAGAGTTCACCGCCGCCTACGTCACCATTTCCAACGAATACTACGAACCTCCAGCAAGCACCAAGCCCGGCGCACAGTCTTCTAGTGACACTCCCTTGCCCGCTCTTCCTGCATTCACAATGCTCGGCGCAATGACAGCAATTTACATGATGTATGTGCTGAAGAAAAAATAAACACTTTTACGGGGGGACCCTTGAAAATAGATTGTTCCAGGGTCCTTCTGGCTTATGCCAAAATGTGGCTGAAGAGTATCATTTTCCGTAAGATACAATGCCTTCCTGCTCTTCAAAGAGTCTTGAGTTCCAGAGACCGTAATAGTTGCTGACCTCATCCATGATGTCCCTTGCTATCAATACATGGTCTTCCTCGAGTTTCCAGGAGTCCCATTGTCTTTCTATGGAGATCTCTTCGGAATCGCATTTTCTGGCTTCAGTGGATTTGATCTTTCCGTCGGTCAAAAAAGAGTCGGTGCAGTTGAAGACTTTTACCATTATCTTGACTTTACCCATATAGCTGATCTTTGAATAGAAGGATGCTGTGAACCTGATGGTCTGCAATAGGTTACATGCAAGCGAATCGTCGTCCAGTTCCTTACTGCCTTCGGGCTTATAGGAACCGCATCTTTTCATCGAATGGACGAGCCCGTTCCTGTGAATTTC
Encoded proteins:
- a CDS encoding cell surface protein: MKLRKSIVIYSLIVLFLLSMGAAVANMAEGIETQIESNGTGQWYPAIHEDRIVWTDTRNETFDIYMYNISSQEEVQITSTPFIQMTPDIYRDIIVWEDNRNGDWDIYMYDLSSGEERQVTVHPADQRVPAINEDRIVWSDMRNGNMDIYMYNITSEEETQITTNEADQWYPGICGDTIVWEDARNGSSSVYMYNISSGEESKLTQTESEQYLPAIDDDRVVWTDYRNLNQDIYMYNLSTGEEIQVTTNESWQVDPAISGNRIVWMDDRNQEGDMPGNWDIYMHDLLTGEELQVSSNVSNQVYPAVYGDRIVWTDMRNEEAAIYMFELVTQNITEE
- a CDS encoding Cupin 2 conserved barrel domain protein, which codes for MGSGAQDKGFTKDLFYILQFPPEGIFSTVLAKSKTYNYTLMCLAKGTDIDTHTSSKNGVVQVLKGSGIFRLFDRDIEMKPGIFIFMPADAPHSLKADEDLAILLCLTE